The Micromonospora sp. NBC_00421 genome contains a region encoding:
- a CDS encoding succinate dehydrogenase cytochrome b subunit: MHWTTGRRTPSVGQVVITKTRSPIRSNVGLKAVMAVTGILLVLFLVAHMLGNLKVFTGETSFDHYAHWLRDIGKPLLPGVWFLWILRTALVVAVVAHIWAATVLAVRARAARPVRYAHRKKVQGSYAARTMRWGGVIILLFVIYHILDLTTGTLNPVGDASNPYGNVVADFAPERWYVTLFYTLAIVTVGFHLRHGVFSALRSLGQQTPRGERRARTAALVFAVVLCAGYLVVPFAVLTGLVS; the protein is encoded by the coding sequence ATGCATTGGACGACTGGTCGCAGGACTCCTAGCGTCGGTCAGGTGGTAATCACGAAAACTCGGTCGCCCATCCGCTCGAACGTCGGCCTGAAGGCCGTCATGGCGGTGACGGGCATCCTGCTGGTGCTGTTCCTCGTCGCCCACATGCTCGGCAACCTCAAGGTGTTCACCGGCGAGACCTCGTTCGACCACTACGCCCACTGGTTGCGCGACATCGGCAAGCCGCTGCTGCCGGGCGTGTGGTTCCTGTGGATCCTGCGCACCGCGCTGGTGGTCGCCGTCGTCGCGCACATCTGGGCGGCGACAGTGCTGGCCGTACGGGCCCGTGCCGCCCGCCCGGTGCGCTACGCCCACCGCAAGAAGGTCCAGGGCAGCTACGCCGCGCGCACCATGCGCTGGGGCGGGGTGATCATCCTGCTCTTCGTGATCTACCACATCCTGGACCTGACCACCGGCACCCTGAACCCGGTAGGCGACGCCAGCAACCCGTACGGCAACGTGGTCGCCGACTTCGCCCCGGAACGCTGGTACGTGACGCTCTTCTACACCCTGGCGATCGTCACCGTCGGCTTCCACCTGCGGCACGGCGTGTTCAGCGCGCTGCGCAGCCTCGGTCAGCAGACCCCCCGGGGTGAGCGCCGGGCCCGTACCGCCGCGCTGGTCTTCGCCGTCGTGCTCTGCGCCGGCTACCTGGTGGTCCCGTTCGCCGTACTCACCGGATTGGTGTCCTGA
- a CDS encoding fumarate reductase/succinate dehydrogenase flavoprotein subunit yields the protein MELFTEGDPVADTKAPDGPVEKRWETRRFEAKLVNPANRRKMTVIVVGTGLAGGSAAATLAEQGYRVRSYCYQDSPRRAHSIAAQGGINAAKNYRNDGDSVHRLFYDTVKGGDFRSRESNVHRLAEVSVNIIDQCVAQGVPFAREYGGLLDTRSFGGAQVQRTFYARGQTGQQLLLGAYQALERQIGLGNVEMHTRHEMLELVVVDGKARGIVVRDMVTGEISTEMADAVVLASGGYGNVFYLSTNAKGCNVTASWRAHRKGAYFANPCYTQIHPTCIPVSGDHQSKLTLMSESLRNDGRVWVPQNKDDDRAPRDIPEDERDYYLERIYPSFGNLVPRDIASRAAKNVCDEGRGVGPTKLGVYLDFADAIDRLGRKAIEAKYGNLFEMYERITGEDPYQVPMRIYPAVHYTMGGLWVDYDLQSTIPGLFVIGEANFSDHGANRLGASALMQGLADGYFVLPTTIAHYLASGPLEKIDASHPSAVRARREVEDRIARLLAVDGDRTVDSFHRELGQIMWEHCGMERSEAGLRKAIDEIRALREQFWQRVRVPGDGEGLNQSLEKAGRVADFFELAELMCVDALHREESCGGHFRAEHQTPDGEAQRDDDRFAYVAAWEYTGTGEPAVLHKEDLTFEYVHPTQRSYK from the coding sequence ATGGAACTCTTCACCGAGGGCGACCCGGTCGCCGACACGAAGGCTCCCGACGGCCCTGTCGAGAAGCGCTGGGAGACCCGCCGCTTCGAGGCCAAGCTGGTCAACCCGGCGAACCGACGGAAGATGACGGTGATCGTGGTAGGCACCGGCCTGGCCGGTGGCTCCGCCGCCGCCACCCTCGCCGAGCAGGGCTACCGGGTCAGGAGCTACTGCTACCAGGACAGCCCGCGCCGGGCGCACTCGATCGCCGCGCAGGGGGGCATCAACGCCGCCAAGAACTACCGCAACGACGGTGACTCGGTGCACCGGCTCTTCTACGACACCGTCAAGGGCGGCGACTTCCGCTCCCGCGAGTCGAACGTGCACCGGCTCGCCGAGGTGTCCGTCAACATCATCGACCAGTGCGTCGCCCAGGGCGTACCGTTCGCCCGCGAGTACGGCGGACTGCTGGACACCCGGTCCTTCGGTGGCGCGCAGGTGCAGCGCACCTTCTACGCCCGGGGGCAGACCGGCCAGCAGCTGCTGCTCGGCGCGTACCAGGCGCTGGAGCGGCAGATCGGCCTGGGCAACGTCGAGATGCACACCAGGCACGAGATGCTGGAGCTGGTCGTCGTGGACGGCAAGGCGCGCGGCATCGTGGTGCGGGACATGGTCACCGGTGAGATCAGCACCGAGATGGCCGACGCGGTGGTGCTCGCCTCCGGCGGCTACGGCAACGTCTTCTACCTCTCCACAAACGCCAAGGGCTGCAACGTCACCGCCAGCTGGCGGGCGCACCGCAAGGGCGCGTACTTCGCCAACCCCTGCTACACCCAGATCCACCCGACCTGCATCCCGGTCTCCGGCGACCACCAGTCGAAGCTGACCCTGATGAGCGAGTCGCTGCGCAACGACGGCCGGGTCTGGGTGCCGCAGAACAAGGACGACGACCGCGCCCCCCGGGACATTCCGGAGGACGAGCGGGACTACTACCTGGAGCGGATCTACCCCTCCTTCGGCAACCTGGTCCCCCGGGACATCGCCTCCCGCGCCGCCAAGAACGTCTGCGACGAGGGCCGGGGCGTCGGGCCGACCAAGCTCGGCGTCTACCTCGACTTCGCCGACGCGATCGACCGGCTCGGCCGTAAGGCCATCGAGGCCAAGTACGGCAACCTGTTCGAGATGTACGAGCGGATCACCGGCGAGGATCCGTACCAGGTCCCGATGCGGATCTACCCGGCCGTGCACTACACGATGGGCGGTCTCTGGGTCGACTACGACCTCCAGTCGACCATCCCCGGCCTGTTCGTGATCGGCGAGGCGAACTTCTCCGACCACGGCGCGAACCGGCTCGGCGCGTCGGCGCTGATGCAGGGCCTGGCCGACGGGTACTTCGTGCTGCCCACCACGATCGCCCACTACCTGGCGTCCGGGCCGCTGGAGAAGATCGACGCCAGCCATCCGTCGGCGGTGCGGGCCCGGCGCGAGGTGGAGGACCGGATCGCCCGGCTGCTCGCCGTCGACGGTGACCGGACGGTGGACTCGTTCCACCGGGAGCTGGGCCAGATCATGTGGGAGCACTGCGGGATGGAGCGCTCCGAGGCCGGGCTGCGCAAGGCGATCGACGAGATCCGGGCGCTGCGGGAGCAGTTCTGGCAGCGGGTCCGGGTGCCGGGCGACGGCGAAGGGCTGAACCAGTCGCTGGAGAAGGCCGGCCGGGTGGCCGACTTCTTCGAGCTGGCCGAGCTGATGTGCGTCGACGCCCTGCACCGGGAGGAGTCCTGCGGCGGTCACTTCCGGGCCGAGCACCAGACCCCGGACGGCGAGGCGCAGCGCGACGACGACCGGTTCGCCTACGTGGCGGCCTGGGAGTACACCGGCACCGGTGAGCCGGCCGTGCTGCACAAGGAAGACCTGACCTTCGAGTACGTCCACCCCACGCAGCGGAGCTACAAGTGA
- a CDS encoding succinate dehydrogenase/fumarate reductase iron-sulfur subunit gives MNLTLRIWRQSGPQDKGRMVTYPVDDVSPDMSFLEMLDVLNERLILAGEEPVAFDHDCREGICGMCGLMINGDAHGPQRGTTACQLHMRQFSDGETIDIEPWRARAFPVIKDLVVDRNAFDKIIAAGGYITAPTGSAPEAHAAPVAKADADAAFESAACIGCGACVAACPNGSGMLFTAAKVTQLSLLPQGQPERYTRVIGMVDAHDEAGFGGCTNAGECTAVCPKGIPLNTIGRLNRDYLTATARRGDTPGS, from the coding sequence GTGAACCTGACCCTGCGCATCTGGCGTCAGTCCGGCCCCCAGGACAAGGGGCGGATGGTGACCTACCCGGTCGACGACGTCTCCCCCGACATGTCGTTCCTGGAGATGCTGGACGTGCTCAACGAGCGGCTGATCCTCGCCGGGGAGGAGCCTGTCGCGTTCGACCACGACTGCCGCGAGGGCATCTGCGGCATGTGCGGACTCATGATCAACGGGGACGCGCACGGGCCGCAGCGCGGCACCACCGCCTGCCAGCTGCACATGCGGCAGTTCTCCGACGGCGAGACGATCGACATCGAGCCGTGGCGGGCCCGCGCCTTCCCGGTGATCAAGGACCTGGTGGTCGACCGGAACGCCTTCGACAAGATCATCGCGGCCGGTGGCTACATCACCGCGCCGACCGGCAGCGCCCCCGAGGCCCACGCCGCCCCGGTGGCCAAGGCCGACGCCGACGCCGCCTTCGAGTCGGCCGCCTGCATCGGCTGCGGCGCCTGCGTGGCAGCCTGCCCGAACGGCTCCGGAATGCTCTTCACCGCCGCCAAGGTCACCCAACTCTCGCTGCTGCCGCAGGGCCAGCCGGAGCGCTACACCCGGGTGATCGGCATGGTCGACGCGCACGACGAGGCCGGCTTCGGCGGTTGCACCAACGCGGGCGAGTGCACCGCGGTCTGCCCCAAGGGCATCCCGCTGAACACCATCGGCCGGCTCAACCGGGACTACCTCACCGCCACCGCCAGGCGCGGCGACACCCCGGGTTCCTGA